The following coding sequences are from one Nicotiana tabacum cultivar K326 chromosome 1, ASM71507v2, whole genome shotgun sequence window:
- the LOC107781409 gene encoding uncharacterized protein LOC107781409, translating into MGLLRRLAGFLGFSREEGQEARDVEDNTDGNIAAVVAAAQAQNVPRRGFSVPIQVPVEKAQFGPILFPCSSRDGAVQGLRWYAKRLRIDEDGDVADEFFDEILTDTPSSGEEHQRRYPKFELKYSTKPAKVTTQALSAAGRIQHCVEHQGRLEWI; encoded by the exons ATGGGATTATTGCGAAGACTAGCTGGATTTCTAGGGTTTTCAAGAGAAGAAGGGCAAGAAGCGAGAGATGTAGAAGATAACACCGACGGTAATATAGCAGCAGTAGTTGCGGCAGCTCAAGCTCAAAATGTTCCACGCAGGGGTTTCAGTGTCCCAATTCAAGTCCCGGTTGAGAAAGCACAATTCGGCCCAATCCTCTTTCCTTGTAGTTCACGCGACGGTGCCGTTCAG GGATTGAGATGGTATGCCAAGCGTCTTAGGATAGATGAAGATGGAGATGTTGCAGATGAGTTCTTTGATGAAATCCTAACGGATACACCTTCAAGTGGAGAAGAGCATCAGAGGCGATATCCCAAGTTCGAACTGAAGTACAGTACAAAACCTGCTAAAGTAACAACCCAGGCACTCTCAGCTGCTGGTAGAATTCAGCATTGTGTGGAACATCAAGGCAGATTGGAGTGGATTTAA